From Bacillus marinisedimentorum, a single genomic window includes:
- the ileS gene encoding isoleucine--tRNA ligase has protein sequence MDYKDTLLMLKTEFPMRGNLPKREPDIQENWEESSIYEKVQKRTEGRPLFVLHDGPPYANGDIHMGHALNKVLKDFIVRYKSMSGYHAPYVPGWDTHGLPIETALTKNKKVNRKEMSVAEFRKLCEQYAYEQIDRQREQFKRLGVRGDWDNPYVTMTKEYEAQQIKVFGEMAKKGYIYKGLKPVYWSPSSESALAEAEIEYQDKRSPSIYVAFDMKDGKGVLEGDEKIIIWTTTPWTIPANLGIALHPDLEYAVVRTAGTKFVIAAELLDDVAEELGWQDYETVKTFKGAELDKAVATHPFYERDSLVMLGDHVTTEAGTGCVHTAPGHGEDDFIIGKRYGLDVLCPVDEKGYMTKEAPGFDGMFYDEANKPITEKLEENGALLKLSFITHSYPHDWRTKKPTIFRATSQWFASIKDFRSELLQAVEEVEWIPKWGETRLYNMVKDREDWCISRQRAWGVPIPVFFGEDGEPIINDETIGHVSDLFRKHGSNVWFEREAKDLLPDGFTSEHSPNGKFTKEQDIMDVWFDSGSSHQAVLVEREELQRPADLYLEGSDQYRGWFNSSLSTSVAVTGKAPYKGVLSHGFTLDGEGRKMSKSQGNVVVPAKIMKQLGADILRLWVASVDYQADVRLSDKILKQVAEVYRKIRNTFRFLLGNLNDFDPKSHAVPVDELNEVDRYMLVKLNKLIDKVTNSYDNYEFASIYHSVHNFCTIELSSFYLDIAKDVLYIQPENDKSRRAIQTVLHETLLALVKLVAPILSHTAEEVWSYIPDREAESIQLTDMPKNEEINDSDMLEAKWDKFMEIRDDVLKALENARNEKVIGKSLTAKAVLYPNEETKQLLDTINDLDSLFIVSQLEFGGSKDEAPANAQVFEGLAITIEPAEGETCDRCWVVKPTVGSSEKHPTLCADCAEIVTNHYE, from the coding sequence ATGGACTATAAAGATACACTACTAATGCTTAAGACAGAATTTCCGATGCGCGGCAACTTGCCGAAGCGGGAACCGGACATTCAGGAAAATTGGGAAGAAAGCAGCATTTATGAAAAAGTGCAAAAACGGACCGAAGGGCGTCCGCTGTTCGTCCTGCACGACGGCCCTCCATATGCCAATGGCGATATCCATATGGGACATGCGCTCAACAAAGTATTGAAGGATTTCATCGTGCGTTATAAATCGATGAGCGGATACCATGCTCCTTACGTACCGGGCTGGGATACACACGGGCTGCCGATTGAGACGGCTCTCACGAAAAACAAAAAAGTGAACCGTAAGGAAATGAGTGTGGCGGAATTCAGAAAGCTTTGCGAACAATATGCATATGAGCAAATCGACCGCCAGCGTGAACAGTTCAAACGGCTCGGGGTCCGAGGGGATTGGGATAATCCTTATGTAACGATGACAAAGGAATATGAAGCGCAGCAAATCAAAGTATTCGGCGAGATGGCAAAGAAAGGATACATCTATAAAGGCCTCAAGCCTGTTTACTGGTCTCCTTCTTCCGAATCAGCGCTTGCCGAAGCGGAAATCGAGTATCAGGATAAGCGCTCGCCTTCCATCTACGTGGCTTTTGATATGAAAGACGGAAAAGGCGTGCTGGAAGGTGATGAAAAGATCATCATCTGGACGACAACTCCTTGGACGATTCCGGCAAACCTGGGAATTGCTCTCCACCCTGACCTTGAGTATGCCGTTGTTAGAACGGCCGGAACAAAATTTGTCATCGCTGCCGAGCTCCTTGATGATGTTGCTGAAGAGCTGGGCTGGCAAGACTATGAGACCGTCAAGACATTCAAAGGAGCCGAGCTTGACAAAGCTGTCGCCACCCATCCATTTTATGAACGGGATTCCCTCGTGATGCTTGGTGATCACGTTACGACAGAAGCAGGTACCGGTTGTGTGCACACAGCGCCTGGACACGGTGAAGATGACTTTATCATCGGGAAGCGGTATGGACTTGATGTCCTTTGCCCTGTCGATGAAAAAGGCTATATGACAAAAGAAGCTCCCGGATTCGACGGCATGTTCTATGATGAAGCGAATAAGCCTATTACGGAGAAGCTTGAAGAGAATGGCGCCCTGCTGAAACTGTCATTCATCACTCACTCCTATCCGCACGACTGGCGTACAAAAAAACCAACCATCTTCCGGGCGACATCCCAGTGGTTTGCTTCCATTAAGGATTTCCGCAGCGAATTGCTGCAAGCTGTCGAAGAGGTTGAGTGGATTCCGAAATGGGGAGAAACACGTCTTTATAACATGGTCAAAGACCGTGAAGACTGGTGTATTTCCCGTCAGCGCGCCTGGGGGGTCCCGATTCCGGTCTTTTTCGGCGAAGACGGAGAGCCGATCATCAATGATGAAACGATCGGACATGTTTCGGACTTGTTCAGGAAGCATGGATCCAATGTCTGGTTCGAGCGGGAAGCGAAAGACCTTCTGCCGGATGGGTTCACGTCCGAACACAGCCCTAACGGGAAATTCACGAAAGAACAGGATATCATGGATGTCTGGTTTGATTCGGGTTCTTCCCACCAGGCTGTACTCGTCGAGCGTGAAGAACTGCAGCGGCCGGCTGACCTTTATCTGGAAGGCTCCGACCAGTACCGAGGCTGGTTCAACAGTTCCCTGTCGACCAGTGTTGCAGTAACCGGCAAAGCTCCATATAAAGGCGTGCTGAGTCACGGGTTTACCCTCGACGGAGAGGGGCGCAAAATGAGTAAGTCACAGGGGAATGTGGTCGTTCCAGCGAAAATCATGAAACAGCTCGGCGCAGACATCCTCCGTCTCTGGGTTGCTTCAGTCGACTACCAGGCAGATGTGCGGCTGTCTGATAAAATCCTTAAGCAGGTTGCAGAAGTGTACCGTAAAATCCGCAATACGTTCCGTTTCTTGCTCGGCAACTTGAATGACTTTGACCCGAAATCTCATGCTGTACCGGTTGATGAACTTAACGAAGTGGACCGTTATATGCTCGTTAAACTTAACAAGCTGATTGATAAAGTCACCAATTCATATGATAATTATGAATTTGCATCCATTTATCATTCGGTCCATAACTTCTGCACAATCGAATTAAGTTCATTTTATCTCGACATCGCAAAAGATGTGCTATACATCCAGCCGGAGAATGACAAAAGCCGGCGTGCGATCCAGACCGTTCTGCATGAAACGCTGCTTGCACTTGTGAAGCTGGTCGCTCCGATTTTGTCACATACTGCCGAGGAAGTGTGGAGTTATATTCCTGATCGGGAGGCAGAGAGCATCCAGCTGACAGATATGCCGAAGAATGAAGAGATTAATGACAGCGACATGCTTGAAGCCAAATGGGATAAGTTTATGGAAATCAGGGATGACGTGCTGAAAGCTTTAGAAAATGCCCGGAATGAAAAAGTCATCGGGAAATCACTGACAGCCAAAGCGGTCCTGTACCCGAATGAAGAAACAAAACAATTGCTTGATACAATAAATGACCTTGACAGTCTATTCATTGTTTCCCAGCTTGAATTTGGGGGTTCCAAAGATGAGGCGCCTGCAAATGCCCAGGTATTTGAAGGCCTTGCCATTACAATCGAACCGGCCGAAGGGGAAACATGTGA
- the ftsZ gene encoding cell division protein FtsZ, with protein MLEFDTNVDQLATIKVIGVGGGGSNAVNRMIEHGVQGVDFIAVNTDAQALNLSKAEAKMQIGTKLTRGLGAGANPEVGKKAAEESREQIEEALKGADMVFVTAGMGGGTGTGAAPVIASVAKELGALTVGVVTRPFTFEGRKRANQAAGGISSMKENVDTLIVIPNDRLLEIVDKNTPMLEAFREADNVLRQGVQGISDLIAVPGLINLDFADVKTIMSDKGSALMGIGIATGENRAAEAAKKAISSPLLETSIDGAQGVLMNITGGTNLSLYEVQEAADIVASASDQEVNMIFGSVINENLKDEIVVTVIATGFDDSDLNQPKPTQRPSMGAQKPSGYSAPKREEQKQDNQNRQQSQSSDDTLDIPTFLRNRNRNR; from the coding sequence ATGTTGGAGTTTGATACAAATGTGGACCAATTGGCAACGATTAAAGTGATAGGCGTTGGCGGCGGAGGAAGCAATGCCGTTAACCGCATGATTGAGCACGGGGTTCAGGGAGTCGATTTCATTGCAGTCAATACGGACGCGCAGGCTCTGAATTTATCCAAAGCTGAAGCAAAAATGCAGATAGGCACGAAATTGACAAGAGGGCTCGGTGCCGGCGCAAATCCAGAGGTTGGTAAAAAGGCTGCTGAAGAAAGCCGCGAACAGATTGAAGAAGCGCTTAAAGGTGCAGACATGGTATTTGTCACTGCCGGAATGGGAGGCGGAACCGGAACAGGGGCTGCTCCTGTCATTGCATCTGTCGCTAAAGAGCTTGGCGCTCTGACGGTCGGTGTTGTGACCCGTCCATTTACATTCGAGGGACGAAAGCGTGCAAACCAGGCAGCCGGCGGTATCAGCTCCATGAAAGAAAACGTTGATACGCTGATCGTCATTCCGAATGACCGTCTTCTCGAAATTGTTGATAAGAACACCCCTATGCTGGAAGCGTTCCGTGAAGCGGACAATGTACTCCGCCAGGGTGTACAGGGCATCTCAGACCTGATTGCCGTTCCAGGCCTTATCAATCTTGACTTTGCCGACGTGAAGACAATCATGTCAGATAAAGGATCTGCTCTAATGGGCATCGGTATAGCTACTGGAGAAAACCGCGCAGCAGAAGCTGCCAAAAAAGCAATTTCCAGCCCGCTCCTTGAAACATCAATTGATGGCGCCCAGGGAGTGCTCATGAACATTACAGGCGGAACAAACTTGAGCTTGTATGAAGTCCAGGAAGCGGCGGACATTGTCGCATCTGCTTCTGATCAAGAGGTTAATATGATTTTCGGGTCCGTCATTAACGAGAATCTGAAAGATGAAATTGTTGTGACAGTCATTGCCACAGGTTTCGATGACAGCGACCTAAACCAGCCGAAGCCGACGCAGCGCCCGTCCATGGGTGCCCAGAAGCCTTCCGGCTACTCGGCCCCAAAACGGGAAGAACAAAAGCAGGACAATCAAAACCGCCAGCAATCACAATCAAGTGATGATACGCTGGACATTCCGACGTTCCTGCGTAACCGCAACCGCAATCGCTGA
- a CDS encoding YggT family protein, translated as MGFLFQIIMTAINIYTYVIIGYILMSWFPNARESSIGQFLARLAEPYLEPFRRIIPPLGMIDISPIVAIIALNFAQYGVAALFKMIA; from the coding sequence ATGGGTTTTTTATTCCAAATTATTATGACAGCAATTAATATCTACACATATGTAATCATCGGCTATATTTTGATGTCCTGGTTCCCAAATGCACGAGAATCAAGCATCGGACAGTTTCTCGCCCGTCTTGCCGAACCTTATCTTGAGCCGTTCAGGAGAATCATCCCTCCACTCGGCATGATTGACATTTCGCCGATTGTCGCCATCATCGCGTTGAACTTCGCACAGTATGGTGTCGCGGCCCTGTTCAAGATGATTGCATAA
- a CDS encoding YggS family pyridoxal phosphate-dependent enzyme has protein sequence MSVQAKYTKIKQDIAQAAARSGRDPNGIKVIAVTKYVTTERAREALAAGITDLGENRDDGFKEKHREISGEAVWHFIGTLQSRKVKNIIMDVDFIHSLDRFSLAKEIEKRADRTVNCFIQVNASGEESKHGLPPENVISFVDKLEAYPKIKVVGLMTMAPHTDDEEVIRQTFRKVKRLQEEIKEKRYAHAPCGELSMGMSNDYTIAVEEGSTYVRIGSALVGE, from the coding sequence TTGTCAGTGCAAGCAAAATACACTAAAATAAAACAAGATATAGCACAGGCTGCTGCCCGTTCGGGAAGAGACCCGAATGGCATCAAAGTCATTGCCGTCACAAAATATGTAACAACCGAACGCGCCAGAGAAGCTCTTGCTGCCGGCATCACCGATCTCGGTGAAAACCGTGATGACGGATTCAAGGAAAAACACCGGGAAATCAGCGGTGAGGCTGTCTGGCATTTTATCGGGACCCTGCAGTCCCGCAAGGTTAAAAATATTATTATGGATGTTGATTTTATCCACTCCCTTGACCGGTTTTCCCTGGCAAAAGAGATTGAGAAACGGGCCGACCGGACGGTTAACTGTTTTATCCAGGTCAATGCGTCCGGAGAGGAATCCAAACATGGCCTCCCGCCTGAAAATGTCATATCTTTTGTGGACAAACTGGAAGCTTATCCGAAAATCAAGGTTGTCGGCCTGATGACGATGGCTCCCCATACAGACGATGAAGAAGTGATCAGGCAGACGTTTAGGAAAGTAAAACGACTGCAGGAAGAAATCAAGGAAAAAAGATACGCGCATGCTCCCTGTGGCGAACTGTCCATGGGCATGTCCAACGATTACACAATCGCAGTGGAGGAAGGGTCAACATATGTCCGGATCGGTTCTGCCCTGGTTGGAGAATAA
- a CDS encoding YlmC/YmxH family sporulation protein has translation MIKISEFRIKDVINVSDGRRLGAISDIELNTSTGKIDAIVIPAGERKMGLFGKDSEIVIPWHNIVKIGNDVILVRHYPDQGISDE, from the coding sequence ATGATTAAAATTTCAGAATTCCGGATCAAAGATGTCATTAATGTTTCGGACGGAAGAAGGCTTGGGGCAATTTCCGATATCGAATTGAATACATCGACCGGAAAAATAGATGCAATTGTGATACCGGCGGGGGAAAGAAAAATGGGGTTATTCGGAAAAGACAGTGAAATTGTCATTCCATGGCACAATATTGTCAAAATAGGGAATGATGTAATTCTTGTCAGGCATTACCCGGATCAAGGGATTTCAGATGAATAA
- the spoIIGA gene encoding sigma-E processing peptidase SpoIIGA — MAIYLDAVWFLNFCIDALILQLTSIILKKKTSRVRLIGAAFLGSSFVLLYFTPFSALAAGPVAKLILSAFIIFTAFGFTKVRTFFQQLFMFYFVTFVIGGGMVASHFFLQENITGFNGVLATYSTGYGSPVGWAFVLVSFPVLWLFSKKRMEDAEARTIHTDQLIQVEIVIDGLTVKTKGLIDTGNQLFDPISRLPVLILDFYRTQDQWPHDTAAQLEKWVDFTVEDGREDPHEWEERLRIIPYRAVGQEQQFLTALKPDLIRLYYQNEVIETGKAVVGLSTTRLSSEDEYGCIVHPKLLLTAARTA, encoded by the coding sequence GTGGCCATCTATCTGGATGCTGTTTGGTTTTTGAACTTTTGTATTGATGCGTTGATTTTGCAGCTCACATCAATCATTTTAAAGAAAAAGACATCCAGAGTGCGCCTTATTGGCGCGGCATTCCTCGGTTCTTCGTTTGTGCTGCTTTATTTTACACCTTTTTCGGCCCTTGCTGCCGGTCCGGTTGCAAAGCTCATTTTATCTGCATTCATTATTTTCACCGCCTTCGGATTTACGAAAGTGCGGACATTTTTCCAGCAGTTATTCATGTTTTACTTTGTCACGTTCGTGATAGGCGGCGGAATGGTGGCTTCACACTTTTTTTTGCAGGAAAACATCACCGGATTTAATGGTGTGCTGGCGACATATTCAACCGGTTATGGGAGCCCGGTAGGCTGGGCATTTGTACTCGTTTCATTTCCTGTACTCTGGCTATTTTCCAAAAAGAGGATGGAAGATGCGGAAGCCCGGACAATTCATACCGATCAGCTGATTCAGGTCGAGATTGTCATAGATGGGCTCACTGTCAAAACCAAGGGTCTGATTGATACAGGGAATCAGCTGTTCGATCCGATCAGCCGCTTGCCTGTGCTCATTCTCGATTTTTACAGGACGCAGGATCAATGGCCGCATGATACAGCAGCTCAGTTGGAAAAGTGGGTTGATTTCACTGTTGAAGATGGAAGGGAAGATCCTCATGAGTGGGAGGAGCGCCTCCGCATCATCCCGTATCGAGCAGTTGGACAAGAACAGCAATTTTTAACTGCTTTGAAACCTGATTTAATCCGTCTTTATTATCAAAATGAAGTTATAGAAACTGGTAAAGCGGTAGTTGGTTTAAGTACAACCCGGCTTTCGAGTGAGGATGAATATGGATGTATTGTCCATCCGAAACTGCTTCTGACGGCGGCAAGAACCGCCTAA
- a CDS encoding RNA-binding protein: MSIHEHFRPEEHAFIDQAIEWKEQVMAQYAPKLTDFLNPREQEIIRSLSGKNDEVSVGFWGGNEAVERKRALLFPEYYSPGHGDFDCVAYEIQYPVKFIAISHRDVLGALMGLGLSRGKFGDILSDGSRFQLVVAEEISSFIELNLTSIGKGKITLVPIEKSDLLVKEENWEESAGTVSSLRLDAVISEIYRLSRSKAVPLIKNGYVKLNWKPVEQPSAEISSGDVISVRGHGRSKVIAIGDKTKKDKWKITYGRKK; the protein is encoded by the coding sequence ATGAGCATTCATGAACATTTCCGGCCTGAAGAACATGCATTCATCGACCAGGCAATAGAATGGAAAGAGCAAGTGATGGCACAGTATGCACCGAAGCTGACAGATTTCCTGAATCCCCGCGAGCAGGAAATCATCCGGTCGCTTTCGGGCAAGAATGATGAAGTGAGTGTCGGTTTCTGGGGTGGAAATGAAGCGGTGGAAAGGAAAAGGGCGCTTCTTTTTCCTGAATACTATTCTCCAGGCCACGGTGATTTTGATTGTGTTGCGTATGAAATTCAGTATCCTGTAAAATTCATCGCCATATCCCACCGTGATGTCCTCGGTGCTCTTATGGGCCTGGGATTGTCCCGCGGCAAATTCGGTGATATCCTCTCAGACGGGAGCCGCTTCCAGCTGGTTGTCGCAGAAGAAATTTCATCTTTTATCGAGCTGAACCTCACTTCAATCGGCAAAGGCAAAATAACGCTCGTTCCGATCGAAAAAAGCGACCTGCTCGTAAAAGAAGAGAATTGGGAGGAGTCGGCGGGAACTGTATCATCACTGAGGCTTGATGCAGTCATATCGGAAATTTACCGGCTTTCGAGGTCAAAGGCTGTGCCCTTGATCAAAAACGGCTATGTGAAGCTGAATTGGAAACCGGTGGAGCAGCCTTCTGCCGAAATCAGCAGCGGTGACGTCATTTCCGTACGGGGACACGGCCGGAGCAAGGTTATCGCGATCGGCGATAAGACAAAAAAAGACAAATGGAAAATAACTTACGGGCGGAAGAAATAA
- a CDS encoding cell division protein SepF, whose amino-acid sequence MSFKTKIKRFFELEDDYDEIQEHAEEEMEAPEEFPVSRKQQKQNVVSLQSIQKNSTTRMVLHEPRTYAEAQEIADHLKNRRSVIINLQRIDRGQAKRIVDFLSGTVYALGGDIQKLGDQAFLCTPDNVDVTGSITEMAAEQEMNDNRW is encoded by the coding sequence ATGAGTTTCAAAACGAAAATCAAACGTTTTTTTGAACTGGAAGATGACTATGATGAAATACAAGAGCATGCCGAAGAAGAAATGGAGGCGCCGGAGGAGTTTCCGGTTTCCCGCAAACAGCAGAAACAAAATGTCGTCAGTCTGCAAAGCATCCAAAAAAATTCAACTACCCGCATGGTGCTCCATGAGCCGCGAACGTATGCCGAAGCGCAGGAGATTGCAGATCATTTGAAAAACAGGAGATCTGTCATCATTAACCTGCAGCGCATTGACCGCGGGCAGGCAAAACGGATTGTGGATTTTTTGAGCGGGACGGTCTATGCACTCGGAGGCGATATCCAAAAACTTGGAGACCAGGCATTCCTTTGCACTCCGGACAATGTGGATGTTACCGGATCCATTACAGAGATGGCTGCAGAACAAGAGATGAATGATAACAGGTGGTGA
- the sigG gene encoding RNA polymerase sporulation sigma factor SigG, whose amino-acid sequence MTRHKVEICGVDTSKLPVLTNQEMRKLFREMQSGDDSAREKLVNGNLRLVLSVIKRFNNRGEYVDDLFQVGCIGLMKSIDNFDLGQNVKFSTYAVPMIIGEIRRYLRDNNPIRVSRSLRDIAYKALQAREQLMGETQKEPTAEEISKVLDVPHEEIIFALDAIQDPVSLFEPIYNDGGDPIYVMDQLSDEKSSDIKWLEELALKEGMRRLNEREKMIIKKRFFQGKTQMEVADEIGISQAQVSRLEKAAIKQMNKNIQH is encoded by the coding sequence TTGACACGACATAAAGTTGAAATTTGTGGAGTAGATACTTCGAAACTCCCGGTATTAACCAACCAAGAAATGCGAAAGCTTTTCAGGGAAATGCAAAGCGGCGATGACAGTGCCCGGGAAAAGCTGGTAAACGGGAATCTCCGCCTTGTGTTAAGTGTTATCAAACGTTTCAATAACCGCGGAGAATATGTTGATGACCTTTTTCAAGTCGGTTGTATCGGCTTGATGAAATCAATCGACAATTTCGATCTCGGTCAAAACGTGAAGTTTTCCACGTATGCTGTACCGATGATCATTGGAGAAATCCGGCGGTATTTACGGGATAATAATCCTATCCGGGTTTCAAGGTCCTTGCGCGATATTGCCTACAAAGCATTGCAAGCCCGGGAACAGCTGATGGGGGAAACGCAGAAGGAGCCGACAGCCGAGGAAATTTCTAAAGTGCTGGATGTCCCGCATGAGGAAATCATCTTTGCCCTGGATGCCATCCAGGATCCCGTTTCCCTGTTTGAACCCATTTATAATGACGGCGGCGATCCGATTTACGTAATGGACCAGCTAAGCGATGAGAAGAGCAGTGATATCAAATGGCTTGAGGAACTGGCCTTGAAAGAAGGGATGCGGCGCTTGAATGAACGCGAAAAAATGATTATAAAAAAGCGTTTTTTCCAGGGGAAGACCCAAATGGAAGTCGCTGATGAAATTGGAATTTCCCAGGCGCAGGTGTCAAGGCTTGAAAAGGCGGCAATCAAACAAATGAATAAAAATATCCAACACTGA
- the sigE gene encoding RNA polymerase sporulation sigma factor SigE yields MAKWKIRLTLWWYKLLIKLGIKTDEIFYIGGSEALPPPLSKEEEAHLLEKLPSGDKATRSILIERNLRLVVYIARKFENTGINIEDLISIGTIGLIKAVNTFNPEKKIKLATYASRCIENEILMYLRRNNKIRSEISFDEPLNIDWDGNELLLSDILGTEEDIITKDIEASVDKKLLIKALERLNEREKQIMELRFGLAGGEEKTQKDVADMLGISQSYISRLEKRIIKRLRKEFNKMV; encoded by the coding sequence ATGGCAAAATGGAAGATCCGTCTGACACTGTGGTGGTATAAACTTCTAATCAAACTTGGCATCAAAACCGATGAAATCTTTTATATCGGAGGTAGTGAGGCACTGCCGCCGCCGCTTTCAAAAGAAGAGGAAGCACATCTGTTGGAAAAGCTTCCTTCAGGAGATAAAGCGACACGATCCATTTTGATTGAACGGAACCTGCGCCTCGTCGTCTATATTGCCAGGAAGTTTGAAAATACAGGCATTAATATTGAGGACTTGATCAGCATCGGGACAATCGGGCTCATTAAGGCAGTCAACACATTCAATCCCGAAAAAAAGATCAAACTCGCTACATATGCCTCAAGGTGCATCGAAAATGAGATTCTTATGTATTTGCGCCGCAATAATAAAATCAGGTCTGAAATTTCATTCGATGAACCGCTGAATATTGACTGGGACGGCAATGAACTGCTTTTGTCCGATATTCTTGGAACGGAAGAAGATATCATCACAAAAGACATTGAAGCAAGTGTCGATAAAAAGCTGCTTATAAAGGCACTTGAGCGCTTGAATGAAAGGGAGAAACAAATCATGGAGCTCCGTTTTGGACTGGCAGGCGGAGAGGAGAAAACCCAAAAGGACGTAGCAGACATGCTCGGCATTTCTCAATCTTACATCTCAAGGCTTGAAAAACGAATCATTAAACGGCTTCGAAAAGAATTTAATAAAATGGTCTAA
- a CDS encoding DivIVA domain-containing protein, translated as MPLTPLDIHNKEFSRGFRGYDEDEVNEFLDQVIKDYEILIREKKELESKLNELDEKLGHFSNIEETLNKSILIAQQTAEEVKESANKEAKLIIKEAEKNADRIINEALSKSRKLKIELDDLRKQSKVFRTRFKMLVEAQLDMIDNDDWDNLLGTVNDAAAALEEGEGE; from the coding sequence GTGCCGTTAACACCGTTAGACATCCATAATAAAGAGTTCAGCAGGGGATTCCGCGGATATGATGAAGACGAAGTCAATGAATTTCTTGATCAGGTAATCAAAGATTATGAAATTCTGATCCGTGAAAAAAAAGAGCTGGAATCGAAGTTGAATGAACTTGATGAGAAGCTCGGTCATTTCTCAAATATTGAAGAGACGCTTAACAAGTCGATTTTAATCGCCCAGCAAACGGCTGAAGAAGTAAAGGAAAGTGCGAATAAAGAAGCGAAGCTCATCATCAAAGAAGCTGAAAAGAATGCTGACCGTATCATTAATGAAGCGCTGAGCAAATCGAGGAAATTAAAAATAGAACTGGATGATCTCCGAAAGCAATCCAAAGTATTCCGGACCCGGTTCAAAATGCTCGTCGAAGCACAGCTTGATATGATTGACAATGATGATTGGGATAATCTCCTCGGAACGGTAAATGATGCAGCGGCAGCCCTTGAAGAAGGCGAAGGAGAATAA
- the pgeF gene encoding peptidoglycan editing factor PgeF: MTLTKAEIFQKTANPELLLIEQWTSRNPRLLAGITTRNGGVSSPPFSSLNMGLHVSDDPALVLQNRKRLADVTGIPLSSWVVGEQVHGVKAAKVGRADRGSGAVEQATAIPGSDGLYTLEAGVLLTAFYADCVPLFFYAPDHQFMGLAHAGWRGTVSNMAQKMVEAYTDKEGLPHDGLYAAIGPAIGSCCYEVDQAVIDAVNNIAPDCPAAVYKASGRDGHYMLDIKELNRYLLIQAGVPEKNIIVTGYCTSCSDNLFFSHRRDEGKSGRMLSFIGMKEE; encoded by the coding sequence ATGACATTGACAAAAGCGGAGATTTTTCAAAAAACGGCGAATCCGGAATTACTGCTGATCGAACAGTGGACCAGCCGGAATCCCCGCCTGCTTGCAGGCATCACGACACGTAATGGCGGTGTCAGCAGCCCGCCTTTTTCATCCCTCAATATGGGGCTTCACGTGAGCGATGATCCTGCTCTTGTCCTGCAGAACAGGAAAAGGCTTGCTGACGTTACAGGAATACCTTTATCCAGTTGGGTTGTTGGAGAACAGGTGCACGGGGTGAAGGCTGCCAAAGTTGGCCGTGCAGACAGGGGCAGCGGTGCTGTGGAACAGGCAACCGCCATTCCCGGATCGGACGGCTTATATACGCTGGAAGCCGGTGTGCTTCTAACCGCTTTCTATGCTGACTGCGTCCCGTTGTTTTTCTATGCTCCCGATCATCAATTTATGGGACTTGCCCATGCAGGATGGCGGGGGACAGTGTCAAATATGGCACAAAAAATGGTAGAAGCATATACAGATAAAGAGGGGCTGCCGCATGACGGCCTTTATGCAGCAATCGGTCCTGCAATCGGATCTTGCTGTTATGAAGTGGACCAGGCTGTCATTGATGCGGTGAATAATATCGCACCTGATTGTCCTGCCGCAGTTTACAAGGCTTCCGGAAGGGATGGACACTATATGCTTGATATAAAAGAGCTGAACCGTTATCTTTTGATTCAAGCGGGTGTTCCAGAAAAGAACATTATCGTTACCGGTTACTGTACTTCATGTTCGGACAATTTGTTTTTCTCACACCGGCGGGACGAAGGAAAGTCCGGCAGAATGCTGAGTTTCATCGGTATGAAAGAGGAGTGA